The following are encoded together in the Rubrobacter aplysinae genome:
- a CDS encoding ribonuclease J, producing MANERNGKSKNVQVMPLGGLGEIGKNMTAVRQDSGMILVDAGMSFPDEEMPGIDLVLPDFSYIREHSQEFKGIVVTHGHEDHVGAIPYLLREFNVPVYATKLTLGIIRSKLQEFGIKKGDLREVKGGDKQRLAGFGLEFIEVNHSIPDACAVSIKTDQGTLVFSGDYKIDHTPIDGRRMDLARLAGIGNEGVLAYFGDSTNSERPGHTPSEQNVAATLDRLIAGAEGRVIVASFASHLHRISQVVEAAKRHGRLVGVAGRSMVRNVGIARELGYIDLPSSMMVEGRDIANVPDSDIVILMTGSQGEPLAALSRVANGAHKTIEAGDGDTVIIAAHPIPGNEKGVSRTINNLMKRGAHVHYSPLEAVHVSGHASQEEQKTMLSLLNPKYLVPVHGEYKHQFHHVQTAKSMGIPEENIFVLENGGCVEFYGDGQARQIDNVAAGMFLVDGATFGDTSDSIMRERQQLSEDGMFIVIARINAQNGQLLGEPDVISRGFVNQQEANGLVGDSIGVVSKTLDRTAKKQITDWGDLKTEIRRDLSGFLNQRTQKRPIILPLIVEV from the coding sequence GTGGCAAACGAAAGAAACGGCAAGAGCAAGAACGTACAGGTAATGCCCCTGGGAGGTCTGGGGGAGATCGGCAAGAACATGACCGCCGTGCGGCAGGATAGCGGCATGATTCTGGTGGACGCCGGGATGTCGTTTCCGGACGAGGAGATGCCCGGCATAGACCTGGTACTGCCGGACTTTAGTTACATCCGGGAGCACTCGCAGGAGTTCAAGGGCATAGTCGTAACCCACGGCCATGAGGACCACGTGGGTGCGATCCCGTACCTGTTGCGCGAGTTCAACGTGCCGGTGTACGCGACCAAGCTCACACTCGGCATCATAAGATCCAAGCTCCAGGAGTTCGGCATAAAGAAAGGTGACCTGCGCGAGGTCAAGGGCGGCGACAAGCAGCGGCTCGCCGGCTTCGGGTTGGAGTTCATAGAGGTCAACCACTCCATCCCGGACGCCTGCGCCGTCTCCATAAAGACGGATCAGGGCACCCTGGTCTTCTCGGGCGACTACAAGATAGACCATACCCCGATAGACGGCCGCCGGATGGACCTCGCCCGCCTCGCCGGTATCGGCAACGAGGGCGTGCTCGCCTACTTCGGCGACTCGACCAACAGCGAACGTCCCGGCCACACCCCTTCGGAGCAGAACGTTGCGGCTACGCTGGATCGTCTCATAGCCGGGGCCGAGGGGCGTGTGATCGTGGCCTCGTTCGCGTCTCACCTGCACAGGATCTCGCAGGTCGTCGAGGCGGCGAAGCGTCACGGCCGCCTCGTCGGGGTCGCCGGGCGCTCGATGGTGCGTAACGTCGGTATAGCCCGCGAGCTCGGCTACATAGATCTGCCGTCCTCGATGATGGTCGAGGGACGCGACATCGCAAACGTCCCGGACTCGGACATCGTAATATTGATGACCGGCTCCCAGGGCGAGCCGCTGGCCGCGCTCTCCCGCGTAGCGAACGGCGCGCACAAGACCATAGAGGCCGGCGACGGCGACACGGTAATAATCGCCGCCCACCCCATACCGGGTAACGAGAAGGGCGTGTCCCGCACGATAAACAACCTGATGAAGCGCGGCGCGCACGTCCACTACAGCCCGCTGGAGGCGGTGCACGTCTCCGGCCACGCCTCCCAGGAGGAGCAGAAGACCATGCTGTCTCTGCTGAACCCGAAGTATCTCGTGCCGGTACACGGCGAGTACAAGCACCAGTTCCATCACGTCCAGACCGCGAAGTCCATGGGCATCCCGGAAGAGAACATCTTCGTGCTCGAAAACGGCGGCTGCGTGGAGTTCTACGGTGACGGCCAGGCCCGCCAGATAGACAACGTCGCGGCGGGTATGTTCCTGGTGGACGGCGCGACGTTCGGCGACACCTCGGACTCCATAATGCGCGAGCGCCAGCAGCTCTCCGAAGACGGAATGTTCATCGTCATAGCCAGAATTAACGCCCAGAACGGGCAGCTGCTCGGGGAGCCGGACGTGATCTCGCGCGGCTTCGTAAACCAGCAGGAGGCGAACGGGCTGGTCGGCGATTCCATAGGCGTCGTCTCCAAGACCCTGGACCGGACCGCCAAGAAGCAGATCACGGACTGGGGCGACCTCAAAACCGAGATCCGGCGCGACCTCTCGGGCTTCCTGAACCAGCGTACCCAGAAGCGACCCATAATACTGCCGCTAATAGTTGAGGTGTAG
- a CDS encoding M16 family metallopeptidase → MAQSSGSNGAADAGGGVRVKTLPNGVRVLSERMPGATSVALGVWIRAGSRDERDEVAGITHLMEHMLFKGTPDRDALKIAQEFEGIGAQENAATGEEYTMLFARFLPEHVGSAMEIMSDMIRRPTLADLEREREVIVEEIRMYEDRPDQMADEYLASLVFHGDGLGKSIIGSAETVRGVDHDTLMSFHDNTYNGSNVFVVAAGNLDPEELERMAEESLGGLPQGESSHRGSRVEKPDSRFFYKYKDTEQYHVALGSLGLPAKSEDRYAMAALNNVLGGGMSSRLFQEVREKRGLAYAVFSFHEGFSDAGANKIYVGSTTGNVEEAVQVIAEQLRGIQEEKIGEEELRRTREQLKSQTLMALENTSARMTRMGRSVITGAELLTPEEISNRIESVTAEDIQRLAREHLKPERMYLSAVGPEELDLGRFLNEN, encoded by the coding sequence ATGGCTCAGAGTAGTGGTTCCAACGGAGCGGCGGACGCCGGAGGCGGGGTCAGGGTAAAGACCCTGCCAAACGGCGTGAGGGTGTTGTCGGAAAGGATGCCGGGCGCAACCAGCGTTGCGCTCGGGGTCTGGATCCGGGCCGGAAGCCGCGACGAGCGGGACGAGGTCGCCGGGATCACGCACCTCATGGAGCATATGCTGTTCAAGGGTACCCCCGACCGTGACGCCTTGAAGATAGCCCAGGAGTTCGAGGGCATTGGCGCGCAGGAGAACGCCGCGACCGGCGAGGAGTACACGATGCTCTTCGCCCGTTTCCTGCCCGAGCACGTGGGCTCGGCGATGGAGATCATGTCAGACATGATCCGGCGCCCGACCCTCGCTGACCTCGAACGCGAGCGCGAGGTCATAGTCGAGGAGATTCGCATGTACGAGGACCGGCCGGACCAGATGGCCGACGAGTACCTCGCGAGCCTCGTGTTCCACGGCGACGGCCTCGGAAAGTCCATAATCGGCTCTGCGGAGACGGTGCGCGGCGTGGACCACGACACCTTGATGAGCTTCCACGACAATACCTATAACGGCTCCAACGTGTTCGTCGTGGCGGCGGGCAACCTCGATCCCGAAGAGCTCGAAAGGATGGCGGAGGAGAGCCTCGGCGGTCTGCCGCAGGGCGAGTCCTCGCACCGGGGATCGCGGGTCGAAAAGCCGGATAGCCGCTTCTTCTACAAGTATAAGGACACCGAACAGTACCACGTGGCGCTCGGTTCTCTCGGGCTACCCGCCAAGAGCGAGGACCGCTACGCGATGGCGGCGCTGAACAACGTGCTCGGGGGCGGGATGTCGAGCCGGCTGTTCCAGGAGGTGCGCGAGAAGCGCGGCCTGGCATACGCGGTATTCTCGTTCCACGAGGGCTTCTCGGACGCCGGGGCGAACAAGATCTACGTCGGCTCCACGACAGGGAACGTCGAGGAGGCGGTACAGGTCATAGCCGAGCAGCTCCGGGGCATCCAGGAGGAGAAGATCGGCGAGGAAGAGCTCAGGCGCACCCGCGAGCAGCTCAAGAGCCAGACTCTAATGGCGCTCGAAAACACCTCGGCCCGCATGACGCGCATGGGGCGGAGCGTAATCACGGGCGCGGAGCTTCTCACACCCGAGGAGATCTCGAACCGCATAGAGTCCGTAACGGCGGAGGATATACAGCGTCTTGCCAGGGAGCACCTGAAGCCGGAGAGGATGTATCTCTCCGCGGTCGGACCGGAAGAGCTCGACCTCGGACGTTTCTTGAACGAGAACTAA
- a CDS encoding polyribonucleotide nucleotidyltransferase, producing MRLEIPVGERTLVLETGKLAKQAGGSVTARLGDTMLLTTATRSESPRPGATFLPLSVDVEERMSSAGKIPGGFIKREGRPSERGTLTARLTDRPLRPLFPKNYYYDIQVIGTVLVADQSIPFDTVSMVGASAALALSDIPYDGPIGAVRVGRKPDGGFVLNPTYEEIGESDLDLVVAGTKEAITMVEAGANEVTEDVMVEALQLAQQTITSQVEAIEGWAAEHGKPKQQFETGAGANPFVDELRNGHFDRIKEAIVNTDRRARRTALDDLEDELVEGREEEEVPQVKDALDTLKKEAFRSLMLEDRKRTDLRAFDEIRPTSAETDVLPRVHGTGLFSRGETQVLSSLALADLGLSQKLDTLEPDTTKRYMHHYNFPPYSTGEAGRLGPPRRREIGHGALAERAIVPVLPSDEEFPYALRIISEVLESNGSSSMASVCGSTLALMDGGVPIKAPVAGVAMGLVKEGDDYVIVTDIQGLEDHLGDMDFKVAGTRDGITALQMDMKITGVSAQLLQEALDQAKRGRLEILDTMHEAIAEPREEVSDYAPRVEVFKIDTDKIGMLIGPGGKTINSLQENYGVNISVENDGTVYVAGVDGVSAKEAISAINAMTKDVEAGDIYNGKVVKITNFGCFVELTPGRDGLLHISRLAPGNERVENVEDVVSEGDAIKVRVLEIDKNKKISLERVES from the coding sequence CGGCGGCTCCGTCACGGCCCGGCTCGGCGACACCATGCTGCTTACCACCGCGACCCGTTCGGAGTCGCCGCGACCGGGGGCCACTTTCCTGCCCCTGAGCGTTGACGTAGAGGAGAGGATGTCGTCGGCGGGCAAGATCCCGGGCGGTTTCATCAAGCGTGAGGGCCGGCCCTCGGAGCGGGGTACGCTCACGGCGCGGCTTACCGACCGCCCTCTGCGGCCGCTGTTCCCTAAGAACTACTACTACGACATACAGGTGATCGGCACGGTCCTCGTCGCCGACCAGAGCATCCCGTTCGACACCGTGAGCATGGTCGGGGCCTCGGCCGCGCTCGCGCTCTCGGACATACCGTATGACGGCCCGATCGGGGCCGTGCGCGTCGGGCGCAAGCCCGACGGCGGGTTCGTGCTGAACCCGACCTACGAGGAGATCGGCGAGAGCGATCTGGACCTCGTCGTAGCCGGCACCAAGGAAGCCATCACGATGGTCGAGGCCGGGGCCAACGAGGTAACCGAGGACGTCATGGTGGAGGCCCTGCAGCTCGCGCAGCAGACCATCACCTCGCAGGTCGAGGCCATAGAAGGCTGGGCCGCCGAGCACGGCAAGCCCAAGCAGCAGTTCGAGACCGGGGCCGGGGCCAACCCGTTCGTGGACGAGCTGCGTAATGGCCACTTCGACCGCATCAAGGAAGCGATCGTCAACACCGACCGCCGGGCGCGGCGCACCGCGCTGGACGACCTGGAGGACGAGCTCGTGGAAGGCCGCGAGGAAGAAGAGGTCCCTCAGGTAAAGGACGCGCTGGATACGCTAAAGAAAGAGGCGTTCCGGTCGCTGATGCTTGAGGACCGCAAGCGCACCGACCTGCGGGCGTTCGACGAGATCCGGCCGACCTCCGCCGAGACGGACGTGCTGCCGCGGGTCCACGGCACCGGGCTGTTCAGCCGCGGTGAGACACAGGTTCTCTCCTCGCTCGCGCTGGCGGATCTTGGCCTGTCCCAGAAGCTCGACACGCTGGAGCCGGACACGACCAAGCGTTACATGCACCACTACAACTTCCCGCCGTACTCAACCGGCGAGGCCGGGCGTCTCGGGCCGCCGCGGCGGCGGGAGATCGGCCACGGCGCGCTGGCCGAGCGGGCAATCGTGCCTGTGCTGCCCTCGGACGAGGAGTTCCCGTACGCGCTGCGCATCATCTCTGAGGTGCTGGAGTCAAACGGCTCCTCCTCGATGGCGAGCGTCTGCGGCTCGACTCTGGCGCTGATGGACGGCGGTGTGCCGATCAAGGCCCCCGTGGCGGGCGTTGCGATGGGGCTGGTCAAGGAAGGCGACGATTACGTGATCGTCACCGACATCCAGGGCCTGGAGGACCACCTCGGCGACATGGACTTCAAGGTCGCCGGTACGCGGGACGGCATCACCGCGCTACAGATGGACATGAAGATCACGGGCGTCTCGGCGCAGCTCTTGCAGGAGGCGCTGGATCAGGCCAAGAGGGGCCGCCTGGAGATCCTGGACACCATGCACGAGGCCATCGCAGAGCCCCGCGAGGAGGTGTCGGACTATGCGCCGCGCGTCGAGGTGTTCAAGATCGACACGGACAAGATCGGGATGCTCATCGGTCCCGGCGGCAAGACCATAAACTCCCTGCAGGAGAACTACGGCGTCAACATCTCCGTCGAGAACGACGGCACGGTGTACGTCGCGGGCGTGGACGGCGTGTCGGCGAAGGAGGCGATCTCGGCCATCAACGCGATGACCAAGGACGTCGAGGCCGGAGACATCTACAACGGCAAGGTCGTAAAGATCACCAACTTCGGCTGCTTCGTGGAGCTTACGCCGGGACGGGACGGGCTCTTGCACATCTCGCGGCTCGCGCCGGGCAACGAGCGCGTGGAGAACGTCGAGGACGTGGTCAGCGAGGGCGATGCCATCAAAGTCCGGGTGCTGGAGATAGACAAGAACAAGAAGATCTCGCTAGAGCGGGTGGAAAGCTAG